The following coding sequences are from one Bradyrhizobium sp. WSM471 window:
- a CDS encoding IS110 family transposase has product MDILYERVAGLDVHKDTVVACLRIMVEGKAQRECRTFAATTEQLAELRRWLEESRCTHVAMEATGVYWMPVFRILGEGAFELIVANAAHIKNVPGRKTDMNDAMWIADLLACGLIKGSFIPEERVQELRALTRTRKQLVREQTRHVQRIDKTLAEANIKLGSVISDIMGASGRRIIQAMINGERQPNKLAELAGKQIKASPKELYDALHGRLTDHHRFLLALHLQQWDVLDETIRRLDAEIAERIERMEAEADGRKIPFRHLIGLLTTVPGVSAVAAPAILSEIGADMSRFRTAGHLVAWTGLCPGQNESAGKRKSSRLRKGAPWLKTMLVQCAWAAKRSKNSYYRTQFFRLQAKRGPQKAICAVAASILTAIYHILKDGTEHRDLGAAYFDRRPMEVQANRLVARLKKLGFTVQLQPTAEAA; this is encoded by the coding sequence ATGGATATTCTGTACGAGCGGGTGGCGGGCCTGGATGTGCATAAGGACACAGTTGTGGCCTGCCTGCGGATCATGGTCGAGGGGAAGGCGCAGCGAGAGTGCCGGACCTTTGCGGCCACGACTGAGCAGCTTGCAGAGCTGCGACGATGGCTGGAGGAAAGCCGGTGCACGCATGTGGCGATGGAGGCGACGGGCGTCTACTGGATGCCGGTGTTCCGGATTCTGGGCGAAGGCGCTTTTGAACTGATCGTCGCCAATGCGGCGCACATCAAGAATGTTCCGGGACGCAAGACCGACATGAACGATGCGATGTGGATCGCCGACCTGTTGGCCTGCGGGCTGATCAAGGGCAGCTTCATTCCGGAAGAGCGGGTGCAGGAGCTGCGTGCCCTGACGCGAACACGCAAGCAACTGGTGCGCGAACAGACGCGGCACGTTCAGCGGATCGACAAGACGCTGGCAGAAGCCAACATCAAGCTCGGCTCGGTCATCTCCGACATCATGGGCGCGAGCGGCCGGCGGATCATCCAGGCGATGATCAACGGCGAGCGGCAGCCGAACAAGCTGGCCGAGCTTGCCGGCAAGCAGATCAAGGCGTCGCCGAAGGAGCTTTACGATGCGTTGCACGGCCGCCTGACGGATCACCATCGCTTTCTACTCGCGCTTCATCTGCAGCAATGGGATGTTCTGGATGAGACGATTCGCCGGCTTGATGCCGAAATCGCCGAGCGGATCGAACGTATGGAAGCGGAGGCGGACGGTCGCAAGATCCCCTTTCGCCACCTGATCGGGTTGCTGACCACGGTCCCCGGCGTCAGCGCGGTCGCAGCGCCGGCAATTTTGTCCGAGATCGGCGCTGACATGAGCCGCTTCCGGACTGCTGGCCATCTCGTCGCCTGGACCGGCCTGTGCCCCGGGCAAAACGAGAGCGCCGGCAAGCGCAAATCCTCGCGCCTGCGCAAGGGGGCACCGTGGCTCAAGACCATGCTCGTCCAATGTGCTTGGGCCGCCAAGCGTAGCAAAAACAGCTATTACCGAACTCAGTTCTTCCGATTGCAGGCCAAGCGCGGGCCGCAAAAAGCCATCTGTGCTGTCGCCGCTTCGATCCTCACCGCTATCTACCACATACTCAAAGACGGCACCGAGCACCGCGATCTCGGTGCCGCCTACTTCGATCGCCGGCCCATGGAGGTCCAAGCAAACCGCCTCGTCGCGCGCCTCAAGAAGCTCGGCTTCACTGTCCAACTCCAGCCCACGGCGGAGGCAGCCTGA
- a CDS encoding uracil-DNA glycosylase family protein, whose protein sequence is MIPEPAPTVRELLAFYLEAGVDCTLAEEPIDRLAELDVPPPAPRAPPPVEAPRPAAAPAVLRGEAAPAPDVAIASAREAARTAPTLEALRELMQSFEGCALKHTATRLVFADGNPQARIMFVGEAPGRDEDIEGLPFVGRSGKLLDLMMGAIGLNRTTAYIANVIPWRPPGNRTPTPQETQICLPFIQRQIELVNPDVLVTLGNPSTQTLLSTREGIMRTRGRWFDYETGGRTIRALPTFHPAYLLRSPSYKRLAWQDLRAIAKVLAGA, encoded by the coding sequence ATGATCCCAGAACCCGCACCCACCGTCCGAGAGCTTCTCGCCTTCTATCTGGAGGCCGGAGTCGATTGCACGCTCGCGGAGGAACCGATCGACCGCCTGGCGGAATTGGATGTTCCACCTCCGGCCCCGCGCGCGCCGCCTCCCGTCGAGGCCCCACGGCCGGCCGCCGCGCCCGCGGTGTTGCGCGGCGAGGCGGCACCGGCGCCCGACGTCGCAATCGCCTCGGCGCGCGAGGCCGCACGCACCGCGCCGACGCTCGAGGCGCTGCGCGAGTTGATGCAGAGCTTTGAGGGCTGCGCGCTGAAGCACACGGCGACACGGTTGGTTTTCGCCGACGGTAATCCGCAGGCGCGCATCATGTTCGTCGGCGAGGCACCGGGCCGCGACGAGGACATCGAGGGGCTGCCCTTCGTCGGGCGCAGCGGCAAGCTGCTCGATTTGATGATGGGAGCCATAGGCCTCAACCGCACCACCGCCTACATCGCCAACGTGATCCCCTGGCGGCCGCCCGGCAACCGCACGCCGACGCCGCAGGAGACGCAAATCTGCCTGCCCTTCATCCAGCGCCAGATCGAGCTGGTGAATCCGGATGTGCTGGTGACGCTCGGCAATCCCTCCACGCAGACGCTGCTGTCGACCCGCGAAGGTATCATGCGTACCCGCGGCCGCTGGTTCGACTACGAGACGGGCGGGCGCACCATCCGCGCGCTGCCGACCTTCCACCCCGCCTATCTGCTGCGCTCGCCGTCGTACAAGCGGCTGGCCTGGCAGGATCTGCGCGCGATCGCGAAGGTGCTGGCAGGCGCGTGA
- a CDS encoding electron transfer flavoprotein-ubiquinone oxidoreductase has translation MSTEELPPRESMEFDVVIVGAGPSGLAAAIRLKQINADLNVVVVEKGSEVGAHILSGAVIDPAGLDKLIPDWREDSDCPLKTQVKDDRFFWFTETSAIKLPNFIMPPLMDNHHCYIGSLGNVCRWLARKAEALGVEIYPGFAAAEVLYDDNGAVRGIATGDMGIGRDGKPKDSFTRGMELLGKYTLFAEGARGSLTKQLISKYALDTKSEPPKFGIGLKEVWQIDPAKHQKGLVQHAVGWPLNNNTGGGLFFYHYDENLVSIGFVVHLNYNDPYLSPFDEFQRVKNHPAVRATLEGGKRLAYGARAITEGGYQSVPRLSFPGGALIGCAAGFVNVPRIKGVHNAMGTGMLAAEHVNAALAAGRANDELVEYENAWRDSVVGKDLYPVRNAKPLLSKFGTFIGAGLGIFDMWCNTLFGGSLFGTQSHAKPDRATLDPAKTHAPRTYPKPDGKISFDKLSSVFLSNTNHEEDQPVHLKVTDMNLQKSSEHDVFAGPSNRYCPAGVYEWIEEGSGPRFQINAQNCVHCKTCDVKDPNGNITWVPPEGGGGPNYEAM, from the coding sequence ATGAGCACCGAAGAACTTCCCCCGCGCGAATCCATGGAATTCGACGTCGTCATCGTCGGCGCCGGTCCCTCGGGCCTGGCTGCGGCGATCCGGCTGAAGCAGATCAATGCCGATCTCAATGTCGTCGTGGTGGAGAAGGGCTCCGAAGTCGGTGCGCATATTCTCTCCGGCGCCGTGATCGACCCGGCCGGGCTCGACAAGCTGATCCCGGACTGGCGCGAGGATTCCGATTGTCCGCTCAAGACGCAGGTCAAGGACGACCGCTTCTTCTGGTTCACCGAGACCAGCGCGATCAAGCTGCCGAACTTCATCATGCCGCCGCTGATGGACAACCATCACTGCTATATCGGCTCGCTCGGCAATGTCTGCCGCTGGCTGGCGCGCAAAGCGGAAGCGCTAGGCGTCGAGATCTATCCCGGCTTTGCAGCGGCCGAAGTGCTCTATGACGACAATGGCGCAGTGCGCGGTATCGCCACCGGCGACATGGGGATCGGCCGGGACGGCAAGCCGAAGGACTCCTTTACCCGTGGCATGGAATTGCTCGGCAAGTACACGCTGTTCGCCGAAGGTGCGCGCGGCAGCCTGACCAAGCAGCTGATCTCGAAATACGCGCTCGACACCAAAAGTGAGCCGCCGAAATTTGGCATCGGGCTGAAGGAAGTCTGGCAGATCGATCCGGCCAAGCATCAGAAGGGCCTCGTGCAGCACGCCGTTGGCTGGCCCTTGAACAACAACACCGGCGGCGGCCTGTTCTTCTACCATTATGACGAGAACCTGGTGTCGATCGGTTTCGTCGTTCATCTCAACTACAACGACCCCTATTTGTCGCCATTCGACGAATTCCAGCGCGTCAAGAACCATCCGGCGGTCCGCGCGACGCTTGAAGGCGGCAAGCGGCTGGCTTACGGCGCGCGCGCCATCACCGAAGGCGGGTACCAGTCGGTGCCGCGGCTGAGCTTCCCGGGCGGTGCGCTGATCGGCTGCGCGGCCGGCTTCGTCAACGTGCCCCGGATCAAGGGCGTGCACAATGCCATGGGCACCGGCATGCTCGCGGCAGAACATGTTAACGCAGCTCTCGCTGCGGGCCGCGCCAATGATGAGCTGGTCGAATACGAGAACGCTTGGCGCGATTCCGTCGTCGGTAAGGACCTCTATCCTGTCCGCAACGCCAAGCCGTTGTTGTCGAAGTTCGGCACCTTCATCGGCGCCGGGCTCGGCATCTTCGACATGTGGTGCAACACGCTGTTCGGCGGCTCGCTGTTTGGCACCCAGTCGCACGCGAAGCCCGATCGCGCGACGCTCGATCCGGCCAAGACCCACGCGCCGAGGACCTACCCGAAGCCGGACGGCAAGATTTCCTTCGACAAGCTCTCGTCGGTGTTCCTGTCCAATACCAATCATGAGGAGGACCAGCCGGTCCATCTCAAGGTCACGGACATGAACCTCCAGAAGAGCTCCGAGCATGACGTGTTCGCCGGTCCCTCGAATCGCTATTGCCCGGCCGGCGTCTATGAGTGGATCGAGGAAGGTTCGGGCCCGCGCTTCCAGATCAATGCCCAGAACTGCGTTCACTGCAAAACCTGCGACGTGAAGGACCCCAACGGCAATATCACCTGGGTTCCCCCGGAGGGCGGCGGCGGTCCGAACTACGAGGCGATGTAG